A single Clostridia bacterium DNA region contains:
- a CDS encoding zinc-dependent alcohol dehydrogenase family protein, translating into MKAMLLHKARPIEEHPLRLEDVALPDPADEQVRVRVSVCGLCRTDLHTVEGDLALPKLPVVPGHQVVGVVDAVGKRVRTHKEGDRIGVPWLYWTCGECTFCRSGRENLCERAKFTGLHANGGYADALVVDERFAFRLPDAFTDENVAPLLCAGVIGYRSYKLSGISSGGRLGLFGFGASAHIVLQLARFHKCEVHVFTRTESHRKLARELGAAWVGGADESSSAELDSAIVFAPAGKVVPEALRHVRKGGTVALAGIAMTEIPPMAYSLLYYEKVLRSAANSTRDDVREFLQLATDIPIRTAVQSFALEDANEALSAMKHSRIEGAGVLRVNR; encoded by the coding sequence ATGAAAGCGATGTTGCTGCACAAAGCGAGGCCGATAGAGGAGCATCCGCTGCGGCTGGAAGATGTTGCCCTGCCGGACCCTGCCGATGAGCAGGTGCGAGTGCGCGTTTCCGTTTGCGGGTTGTGTCGTACGGACCTGCACACGGTGGAGGGCGACCTAGCGTTGCCGAAGCTGCCGGTCGTGCCCGGTCATCAGGTGGTGGGCGTCGTGGACGCGGTGGGCAAGCGCGTGCGCACGCATAAAGAAGGTGACCGCATAGGCGTGCCCTGGCTGTACTGGACGTGCGGCGAGTGCACGTTCTGCCGCTCCGGGCGGGAAAACCTGTGCGAGCGCGCGAAGTTCACGGGATTGCACGCAAACGGCGGATATGCTGACGCCCTGGTGGTGGATGAGCGATTCGCGTTTCGGCTGCCGGATGCCTTCACGGATGAGAACGTTGCGCCGCTGTTGTGCGCGGGAGTAATTGGGTATCGGTCGTACAAGTTGAGCGGGATTTCGTCGGGCGGGCGGTTAGGCTTGTTCGGCTTCGGCGCGTCGGCCCACATCGTTCTGCAACTGGCGCGATTTCACAAGTGCGAGGTGCACGTATTCACCCGGACTGAATCGCATCGAAAGCTGGCGCGGGAACTGGGAGCGGCGTGGGTGGGTGGTGCCGATGAATCCTCATCGGCGGAGCTGGACAGCGCGATCGTCTTCGCGCCGGCTGGAAAGGTCGTCCCCGAAGCTCTGCGCCATGTGCGAAAAGGTGGAACGGTGGCGCTGGCTGGAATCGCTATGACGGAAATTCCGCCGATGGCATATTCGCTGCTGTATTACGAGAAAGTGCTGCGAAGCGCGGCGAACAGCACTCGCGACGATGTTCGGGAGTTTCTGCAGCTTGCCACAGACATACCAATAAGAACCGCGGTGCAGAGCTTTGCCCTCGAGGACGCGAATGAAGCGCTATCGGCGATGAAGCACAGCAGAATCGAAGGAGCAGGAGTGTTGCGCGTGAACAGATAG
- a CDS encoding pyridoxal-dependent decarboxylase: MRDTSQSRPAPQPTRDFTAVPEQRDWNAYVEEFRSAGHSTVDWICEFLKDTRQYPVVPNLRPGDLVDALPASAPEKGEPLEAMLADFRRIVMPAVTHWNHPGFLAYFGTTGSTPGILGEMIAAALNTNGLHWKTSPAVAELEEVTLGWLRQWLGLPPEFFGIIYDTASVSSMHAIAAARELADPAAREDGSRSELVMYTSEQSHSSIEKGAIAVGIGQRNVRKAPVDAEFRMRTDVLARMIEDDIAAGKKPFCIVATVGTTSTTSIDPVAEIADIAERHNLWLHIDAAYAGTAAILPEYRHILAGAERAHSLVMNPHKWLLTPMDLSAFYCRRPDILRRAFSLVPEYLRASEDPRAVNLMDYGVPLGHRFRSLKLWFILRYFGREGIQQIVRKHIALAGEFADWVQSDPRFELSAPVLFSVVCFRYRGTGDENKAILDAVNASGKIYISHTALNGKYVLRVAVGNLGTTREDLQTAWKLVREAVTKLG; the protein is encoded by the coding sequence ATGCGCGATACGTCTCAGTCCCGCCCCGCACCGCAGCCAACGAGAGATTTCACCGCTGTTCCCGAGCAGCGCGACTGGAATGCCTATGTTGAAGAATTCCGCAGCGCCGGCCACAGCACGGTCGATTGGATTTGCGAGTTCCTGAAGGACACGCGCCAGTACCCCGTCGTGCCTAACCTGCGTCCCGGCGACCTTGTCGACGCGCTGCCTGCCTCGGCACCCGAAAAGGGCGAGCCGCTCGAAGCCATGCTCGCCGATTTCCGCCGCATCGTCATGCCGGCCGTCACGCATTGGAACCATCCCGGCTTCCTCGCCTACTTCGGTACCACCGGCTCCACGCCCGGCATTCTCGGCGAAATGATCGCCGCCGCTCTCAACACCAACGGCCTGCACTGGAAGACCTCTCCCGCTGTTGCCGAACTGGAAGAGGTCACGCTGGGATGGCTGCGCCAGTGGCTGGGACTCCCGCCTGAATTCTTCGGCATCATCTACGACACAGCGTCCGTCAGCAGCATGCACGCCATCGCCGCCGCACGCGAACTTGCCGACCCCGCCGCCCGTGAAGATGGCTCACGCTCGGAACTCGTCATGTACACCTCCGAGCAGTCGCATTCCTCCATCGAGAAGGGCGCCATCGCCGTCGGCATCGGACAGCGAAACGTTCGCAAGGCCCCGGTCGACGCCGAATTCCGCATGCGCACAGACGTGCTCGCACGCATGATCGAGGACGACATCGCTGCCGGGAAAAAGCCTTTTTGCATAGTTGCGACCGTCGGCACTACATCGACCACCAGCATTGACCCTGTCGCGGAGATCGCGGACATCGCCGAACGGCACAACCTCTGGCTGCACATTGACGCCGCCTATGCAGGCACTGCCGCCATCTTGCCCGAGTACCGCCACATTCTCGCCGGAGCCGAGCGCGCGCACTCGCTCGTAATGAACCCGCATAAATGGCTGCTCACGCCCATGGACCTCAGCGCCTTCTACTGCCGGCGTCCGGACATCCTGCGCCGCGCCTTCTCGCTCGTACCCGAGTATCTTCGCGCCTCCGAGGACCCACGCGCCGTCAACCTGATGGACTACGGCGTCCCCCTCGGCCACCGCTTCCGCTCGCTCAAGCTCTGGTTCATCCTGCGCTACTTCGGACGCGAAGGCATCCAGCAGATCGTCCGCAAGCACATAGCCCTCGCCGGTGAATTCGCCGACTGGGTACAGTCCGATCCACGTTTTGAACTCTCCGCGCCTGTCCTTTTCTCTGTCGTCTGCTTCCGCTATCGCGGCACCGGCGACGAGAACAAAGCCATCCTCGACGCCGTAAACGCCTCGGGAAAGATATACATTTCGCACACGGCCCTGAACGGGAAATACGTGCTGCGAGTTGCAGTTGGCAACCTGGGAACAACGCGAGAGGACCTGCAAACTGCGTGGAAGCTGGTGAGGGAAGCCGTGACCAAATTGGGGTAG